From Treponema sp. OMZ 787:
AAATCAATTTGGATAAGGAACCTGAAATATTAAAAAAAATAGCTGACGGTTCATATTTAACATTTAAATGCCCTCAATGCGGAAGAAAAGTGCGTTCCGAAATAAAGACAAGAATCGAATGGCCCTCAAAAAATCTTACATTGCTATTCGTGCCTGAGGCAGACAGGATAGCCTGCCTTTCAAGCTGTTCGGGATTAAAAGAAATAAACGAAAAAACAAAAAAAGCAGAAAAGATAGAATATGAAAAAGCCGATGAAACTCCGGTTATAGGCTATTCGGAATTGGCTGAACGGCTTGCCGTTGTGGAAGCAGGGCTAGATCCTCATGCAATTGAAGTTTTAAAATTCTTTATCTTGGATAGCGGAAAGGATATAAAAGGAAAAAAGATAAAAATCTTTTTTCACTCGGTAAACGATGACGGCAGCTTTGAGTTTTATGTTTACGGCTTAAAAGAAAACCAAGTTGCAGTTATGAAAATTCCGGTCAAATTATATGAATCGGTTTGCCAAGATATAAAAAATAAAAAAAAGTCTGAAGTCTTTACGGCTGTTTATTTGGGAAACTATCTTTCCTATCAAAATATTTTTACCGAAGGAAGGGATTAATAGTTTATGAACAAAAAATATCTTTGCTTATTTTTTGCTTTAATTTTTTTATCTGTTCCGTTAGGAGCCCAAAATCAGGATCTCCCTTGGAGCGAGGTTGCCGAGCAGCCGGAAGCAAATAAGGATGTGTCACCAAAATCTAAAAATGAAACAAACCCATCAACAAAAACTCAGCCTGAAGCAAGCACAAACACAACACAGCAAACTCAAACTGAAACAGGCACGAAAACAAATTCCTCAACAAAGGCACAGCCTGAAACAAGCACTAATACATCAGCAGCATCACAACCTGCAACAAGCACTAATACATCAGCACCATCACAGCCTGACACAAGTACTAATACAAACATGCAAGAGCAGCCGGAAGAAAACTCAAACGCAGCACAGCCGGCTCAGCCTGTAACAAGCGAAAACACAGAAACAAAACCGGAAGAAAAAAAAATAAACGCTCTTGTATTTGCTCAGGCTATGACCCTTGCAGTTGCAAACGACAAGACTCTTTATTCACGCAACACAGCTTCAAGGACAAACGCTCCCGAAAAAGACAGATTCCGCTCAGCAAAGGTTGTACACAAATTTTCGGGCGGAGTTACCGAAATAATGAACTCAGGCACCTTACCGATATTTTTTGCGGCGGGAAAGGACGGCTTTGTTACAAGATATTCCTATCCCAAATTTGAACCCGATACTTGGCAGCTTTCAAGTATGCCCATACAAAAAATAGCCGTCCATCCTCAGGGAAAACTTGTCGCTGTTTATGAAACAAACGGATTCAGCATCCATCAAGTTTCCCTTTGGGATTGGGCAAAAAAGAAAGCCCTATTTTCAAAACGCTTATCCGATTCTGTCGTATCCCTTTCATGGTCGGCCAACGGAACCTACCTCTTCGTAGGCAATAGGTCTACCGACGGCATTACCGTATTGGATTCAAAGGGCATCGTACAAAATATTTATCAGGAAGCACCCGGAATAGTTTTTTTGGCAGCGACAGCATCAACCGAAAGAAGCATTGTAACTTACGGAGAATCGGGACGCCTTGTTTACACCGATATATCAAAGAAAAAAAAGCTAAAAGAATTCAGGACAGAGAACAAACTTGAAAATCCGAATCTTATAAAAAACTTTACAAGAATTATCGGCTATAAGGACAATAATGTCTATGTAATAGATGCCGTTACCGGGGAAACGGTATCGAAACATCAGGCCCGATATGCCCTCTTTGCTTCCAAAATCCAAGACTCGGTTCCTATTTGGATTGAAAGAACAAAACGAAAAAATGAATGGTGCATCAGACAGGGAGATGCTTCTTCAAAGGGCTTTTATGTACCGGGGAATTCCAAAATAACGGCAGCCCGCCATATTAAAAATCACATGATAATCGGAACCCGGGACGGCTCGATTTATATGATAGGCTTAAACGAAGACTCTTCGGTTAATCTTGAAAAACCTCTTGCCTACTCCGACTCAAAAATAGATGACATCACAAGTGACGGGAATGTTTTGTACATCCTAAAAGACGGAAAAATCTATGTTCAAAATTCACCTGAAGAAAAACCCGTTTCAATAATAGAAGGCCTTAAAACAAATAAGTTTACATATTATAACAACGGCTTTTTACTGTGGTCGGATATAAAAAAGGGAACTCCGATATCCCACTACTCTCTCGATACAAAAATCTTAAAAAGAATTATCACGCCTAAAGAAACGGTAATATCGGTTTCGGTTTATAAGAATTTATTTTTATATGTCGAGTCCTTTAACGGAGTTACACTGGTTAATTTTGAAAACAAAAAAAAAGAATTCGTCTATAATGCCCCCGGAATTCAAAATGCGGTTCAAGTAGACGATAGCACAATGCTGATTGCCAAAAGTGCCGTAGGCCGCTCTCAAACTCCGGTCTTTATAATAAACACCCTCACGGAAGAAACAAGCCCGATTCCTATGGAAGGAAATTTAGCCTTTTCCCTTGAACAAAATAGCTCGCGCCCTAACAGCCTTGCATGTTTTTTGACAGGGACAAATCCTTCACCTAAAACAGAACTTTTGCATATAGGCTTAAACCGCAAAAATTTAATCGACAGCACTTTTAAACCCATCCTTTCCTACAAAGAAGAAGATGTAGATGCTTTTTTGGAAATTTCGGGAAACGATATTTTAACAAACTTAGGGAACAGCTCGCTTGTTCACTACAATACATCCTCAAAGCAAGCCAGACGATTATCCCGCTCATATGGATTTCCTAAAGAAGCGATTATCTTAAAAAAATATTTTATAAGCCTCAACTTCGGCGATACAGTATCATGGTATGAGCGGAAAACCGGGGCGATTTTAAAAACAATAACGGTAGAATAAGAGAAAATTTATGAAAAGATATATTTTATTTTTTATACTTGCAGCGATAGTTTTTACCTCATGTTCAAAAACCGAAGAAGACAAGATAGCGGTAATTTGGACAGACAGAGCAGAGTTTGTTTCTTATTGTGAAGTTTTTAACAACTCTCAAAATAAATATAAAATTATTGTCGAATACAAAAAAAGTCCTGTTGATGCTCTAATAAATACGGATGTCCAGCCCGACATTGTTATCGGTGCCTGGCTTAAGGGAAAGTCCGCCAGAGTGAAATTCAAAAAAATCAATAATCTTTTTGGAGAAAAAAAGATAGACAAAAACGACTTTTATCCCGAACTTTTAAACTTAGGAAATATTTCGGGCAATCAATATCTCTTGCCTATAAGTTTTAACTTACCGATGATTATTTTCTCATCGGCAAACAAATTTAAAACAAAGAGCGACTTTTCAATTTCTCCGGATGAGATACGGGATTTTTCGATTAAGTTTAATAAGGCAAACAAAGGGAACTATACGGCAATGGGCTTTTCACCCCGCTGGTCAGACGATTTTTTGTACATGAACACCAAGGGCTTCAATGCATCCTTTGAAGAAGAAAAAGACTTTTTTTCATGGAACGATAAATCGCTTCAAAATGCAATAAACTATATACGGGATTGGAGCAGCGAGGTCAATACATCAGCTGCGGCCGAGGACGATTTTAAATTTAAATACCTTTATGACTCGCCATATGTTTTGGTCAAAAACGGAAAATGTCTTTTTTATTATGCTTCAAGTGAAGAACTTTTTTATACACCTCAAAAGCGATTGGAAAATATAGATTTTAGGTGGCTTGCCTTTAACGGAAAAACCCCTTTAAAAGACGATATTTTATATGGAGGAATATGCAGCAAGGCAAAAAACTCTAAGGCCGCAGAAGCTTTTTTTATTTGGTTTTTTCAGGTTAAAACCCAAGAACAGCTTTTGAATCGGGCAAATGAGATGAATCTGATGATAAGCGCCTTCGGCCTTGCAGGAGGTTTTTCGGCTTTGCGGCAGGTAACCGAAAAACTTTTTCCCAGATACTACCCTCTTCTATTGTCGCATCTGCCTCAAACTCAAAGCTTTTATGCACCTCATATACTTCCTAGCAACTGGCCCATGCTAAAAAAAGAGATTTTAATGCCTTATTTGAAAGAAACATGCAATACCTCAATTTATCCTGATTCGATTCCTTCGCTTAATAAAAAAATAGCGGAATGGTATAAAAATCAATAAAAATGCAACCTTATTACCGTTTAAGTGTCTTATTCATAGCAGATACTGTTTTTGCACGGAGGATTTATGCAGACAATTGATGATCTTGGAAAATACACATTTGATGCCTTATTAAAAAATTCGGTCTCAAAATTTTCAGATAGACCCGCTCTTTC
This genomic window contains:
- a CDS encoding CpXC domain-containing protein, giving the protein MKINCPCDTSFEIEHNAEINLDKEPEILKKIADGSYLTFKCPQCGRKVRSEIKTRIEWPSKNLTLLFVPEADRIACLSSCSGLKEINEKTKKAEKIEYEKADETPVIGYSELAERLAVVEAGLDPHAIEVLKFFILDSGKDIKGKKIKIFFHSVNDDGSFEFYVYGLKENQVAVMKIPVKLYESVCQDIKNKKKSEVFTAVYLGNYLSYQNIFTEGRD
- a CDS encoding carbohydrate ABC transporter substrate-binding protein → MKRYILFFILAAIVFTSCSKTEEDKIAVIWTDRAEFVSYCEVFNNSQNKYKIIVEYKKSPVDALINTDVQPDIVIGAWLKGKSARVKFKKINNLFGEKKIDKNDFYPELLNLGNISGNQYLLPISFNLPMIIFSSANKFKTKSDFSISPDEIRDFSIKFNKANKGNYTAMGFSPRWSDDFLYMNTKGFNASFEEEKDFFSWNDKSLQNAINYIRDWSSEVNTSAAAEDDFKFKYLYDSPYVLVKNGKCLFYYASSEELFYTPQKRLENIDFRWLAFNGKTPLKDDILYGGICSKAKNSKAAEAFFIWFFQVKTQEQLLNRANEMNLMISAFGLAGGFSALRQVTEKLFPRYYPLLLSHLPQTQSFYAPHILPSNWPMLKKEILMPYLKETCNTSIYPDSIPSLNKKIAEWYKNQ